In Geminocystis sp. NIES-3708, a single window of DNA contains:
- a CDS encoding DNA methyltransferase translates to MTTKENLQTFINFCKEHITGQERKEAQIFLDRFFQAFGYDGALEAGAKYEEAIKKGSKKKNTGFADLVWKPKLLIEMKKRGEDLSKHYPQAFEYWSRLVPNRPRYVILCNFDEFWIFDFDLQLDEPVDVVAIADLVIRDSAFNFMARSESKPIFKNNQVDVTEKAGRRLGELFQILQKRLTPSRQWERELGGESNSNNHTLKIQRFILQCVLGMFAEDRGLLPNNLFIRCVEECLEGANSYDVLGGLFREMNNKGVTPTGKYQGVEYFNGGLFATVEAIELTKPELDILVTVAKQDWSKIRPAIFGNIFEGTVNAQERHSYGMHYTSEADIMKIIRPTISKYWEELIDSANTIKDLTNLQIQLQDYKVLDPACGSGNFLYVAYQELKRIEQLLLDKIASKSKGKNVQTNLSFVTPNQFYGMDINPFAVELAKVTLMIARKVAIDKFNLTEPALPLDSLDNNIICTDALFTDWQKADAIIGNPPFLGGKHMRLNLSDDYVEKIFTKFKDVKDSVDFCSYWFKITHDNLEENGRAGLVATNSISQGKSRKASLDYIMQNKGYIHEAISTQEWSGEAAVHVSIVNWCKTIPNSYILDNQFVNSINTSLTSEVDVTQAKKIKANQNLCFQGVLPVGKGFIITEKQAQEFMKRDAKNKEVIKLFSMGDNLASNPQGKPDRWIIDFNNLSLESASDYKLPFEYIRENVKPERDKNRDKKARENWWLFLRYRPNMRTAIKDLPFCFAVPRVSKWFVFIPFYPDWLAGDKSVIVASNDFYILGILTSKIHRIWAKAQSSTLGETPAYTNTTCFETFPFPLICPSASNSGGVINNKAKGLSPLLNLAVMGDLEAEKIVQQIRKKMTELHNYRTEQMERKQWGITQLYNAFFHEPSSKLYQLHQQLDKLVMKAYNFDENDDLLTQILALNLAISDTENNH, encoded by the coding sequence ATGACCACAAAAGAAAATCTGCAAACTTTTATTAACTTTTGTAAAGAACATATAACAGGACAAGAAAGAAAAGAAGCACAAATATTTTTAGACAGATTTTTTCAGGCTTTTGGTTATGATGGTGCATTAGAAGCGGGGGCGAAATACGAAGAAGCCATAAAAAAAGGCAGTAAAAAGAAAAATACAGGTTTTGCTGATTTAGTTTGGAAACCCAAGTTATTAATCGAGATGAAAAAACGAGGAGAAGACTTATCTAAACATTATCCTCAAGCCTTTGAATATTGGTCAAGATTAGTGCCAAATCGCCCTCGATACGTCATTTTATGCAACTTTGATGAATTTTGGATTTTCGACTTTGACTTACAATTAGATGAACCTGTAGATGTTGTGGCGATCGCCGATTTAGTGATAAGAGATTCGGCTTTTAACTTCATGGCAAGGAGTGAGAGTAAGCCAATTTTTAAAAATAATCAAGTGGATGTCACCGAAAAAGCAGGGCGACGACTAGGGGAATTATTCCAAATCCTACAAAAACGTCTTACTCCTTCTCGCCAGTGGGAGAGAGAGTTAGGGGGTGAAAGTAATTCTAATAATCACACATTAAAAATACAAAGATTTATTTTGCAATGCGTCTTGGGGATGTTTGCCGAAGACAGAGGCTTATTACCGAATAATCTGTTTATTCGTTGCGTGGAAGAATGCCTAGAAGGGGCGAATAGTTATGATGTGTTGGGTGGTTTATTTCGAGAAATGAATAATAAAGGAGTAACACCAACGGGAAAATATCAAGGGGTGGAATACTTTAACGGTGGTTTATTCGCTACCGTAGAAGCCATTGAATTAACTAAACCAGAATTAGATATTTTAGTCACCGTTGCGAAGCAAGATTGGAGTAAAATACGTCCTGCAATTTTTGGTAACATTTTTGAAGGCACTGTTAACGCCCAAGAAAGACATAGTTACGGGATGCACTACACCTCTGAAGCGGATATTATGAAAATTATACGCCCCACCATCAGCAAATATTGGGAGGAATTAATCGACAGTGCAAATACCATCAAAGATTTGACTAATTTACAAATTCAATTACAAGATTATAAAGTATTAGATCCTGCCTGTGGTAGTGGTAATTTTTTATACGTTGCCTATCAAGAATTAAAGAGAATTGAACAGTTATTATTAGATAAAATTGCTAGTAAAAGTAAAGGTAAAAATGTACAAACTAATCTCAGTTTTGTTACTCCAAATCAGTTTTATGGTATGGACATTAACCCCTTTGCAGTAGAGTTAGCAAAAGTTACTTTAATGATAGCTAGAAAAGTGGCAATTGATAAGTTTAATTTAACTGAACCTGCTTTACCTTTAGACAGTTTAGATAATAACATAATTTGTACCGATGCTTTATTTACTGATTGGCAAAAAGCCGATGCTATTATCGGAAATCCTCCTTTTTTAGGAGGGAAACACATGAGACTAAATTTAAGCGATGATTATGTAGAGAAAATATTTACTAAGTTTAAAGATGTTAAAGATTCAGTAGATTTTTGTAGTTATTGGTTTAAAATTACCCATGATAATTTAGAGGAAAATGGGAGGGCTGGATTAGTAGCAACTAACTCTATTTCTCAAGGAAAAAGCCGTAAAGCATCCCTTGATTATATTATGCAAAATAAAGGTTATATTCATGAAGCAATTTCGACTCAAGAATGGTCAGGAGAAGCCGCCGTTCATGTTAGTATTGTTAATTGGTGTAAGACTATTCCTAATAGTTATATCTTAGATAATCAGTTCGTAAATAGTATTAATACTTCTCTAACTTCAGAAGTTGATGTTACCCAAGCTAAGAAAATAAAAGCGAATCAAAATCTTTGTTTTCAAGGAGTTTTACCCGTAGGAAAAGGTTTTATAATTACGGAAAAACAAGCCCAAGAATTTATGAAAAGAGATGCTAAAAATAAAGAAGTAATTAAACTATTTTCAATGGGAGATAATTTAGCTAGTAATCCTCAGGGAAAACCTGATAGATGGATTATTGATTTCAATAATTTAAGTCTTGAATCGGCTTCTGATTATAAATTACCTTTTGAATATATTAGGGAAAATGTTAAGCCAGAAAGAGATAAAAATAGAGATAAAAAAGCTAGAGAAAACTGGTGGCTTTTCTTACGCTATCGTCCAAATATGCGAACAGCAATTAAAGATTTACCTTTCTGTTTTGCTGTGCCTAGAGTGTCTAAATGGTTTGTATTTATTCCTTTTTATCCTGATTGGTTAGCAGGAGATAAATCAGTCATTGTTGCTTCTAATGATTTTTATATTTTAGGTATTTTAACATCAAAAATTCATCGTATTTGGGCTAAGGCTCAAAGTTCAACTTTAGGAGAAACTCCAGCATATACTAATACAACTTGTTTTGAAACCTTCCCGTTTCCCCTCATTTGCCCTTCTGCTTCTAATTCTGGAGGAGTAATTAATAACAAGGCAAAGGGCTTAAGCCCCTTGTTAAATCTTGCCGTTATGGGGGATTTAGAAGCTGAGAAAATTGTGCAACAAATAAGGAAGAAAATGACAGAATTACATAATTATAGAACAGAACAAATGGAGAGAAAACAATGGGGAATTACGCAGTTATATAATGCTTTTTTTCATGAGCCAAGTAGTAAATTATATCAACTTCATCAACAGTTAGATAAGTTAGTAATGAAGGCTTATAATTTCGATGAAAATGATGATTTATTAACCCAAATATTAGCTTTAAACTTAGCAATTTCTGATACCGAAAATAACCATTAA
- a CDS encoding high light inducible protein: MENKESKAGFTPFAENWNGRLAMLGFVIGIATELLTGKGILAQLGLM; encoded by the coding sequence ATGGAAAACAAAGAATCTAAAGCCGGTTTTACCCCCTTTGCTGAAAACTGGAATGGTCGTTTAGCAATGTTGGGATTTGTAATCGGAATTGCTACTGAATTATTAACTGGAAAAGGCATTTTAGCCCAACTAGGCTTAATGTAA